TTTAGCCTCAGGATACTGAACCATGCGAACCATATTTTCAGCCAGATTCTCGTTGACGATACCGTCACTGGCAGCAAAAAAGGCAAGCACATGTTTGATAAAATGTTTCTCGTCATCATTCAATTTCTGGTTCCAATCATCTAAATCTTGTACAAGATCTATCTCCTCCGCTGTCCAGAAACAGGCCTCCGAATTTTTGTAAAATTGCCATATATCATTGTGTTGTATCGGGAATATGACAAATCGGTTCGGATTTTCGACGAGGATAGGTTCTTGTTGGTAAGTCATTGAGTCTCTTGTTTGATTCGGTAAAAAATGAGGAGAAACGGGCACAAATGTATTGAAGATCGCGATATTATATAATAAAAATTTAGATATATTTTTAACTATAATATTTAATTATCTAATAATCAATTTATAGTCTTAAATAAAAGTAAAAAATAGTTCCTAAAAACATATTATAGAATAATTACATATCTGTTTCAAAAATAAGCCAAAGTCAAGCGCTATTATGGCAATTTTATTAACATATTGTTGAAAACTTTAATAAGTTTGTGAATTAGTACATCTTACAAACTGTTAAAAGTTCGATGAGATGTGCAAAACATGTGCAATATTGTTGAAAAGTGTTTGTTTTTCATTCCCAAGCGCTAATATATTAGTTATAATTTTTATTTATACAGGTGGAAAAATCGAAATCAAAATATAAATCTGTCGAAAGTTCTAAGTCATATTCTTATTACGTTTTTCATAAACCTTTTGGGGTTCTTTGTCAGTTTACGCCGGAAACCCCCGGCCAAAAGTGCCTCCGCGATTATTTAACCATTGAATCGGATGTCTACCCCATTGGAAGATTAGATAAAGATTCGGAGGGACTTTTATTACTTAGCAACGACAAAAGGCTAAATCATCAAATTTTATCACCTGAAAAATTTATTGTAAAAACTTATTGCTGCCAGGTGGAAGGCCAGATCAAACCAGAGGCAATATCTCTATTACTCAAGGGTTTGCAGGTTCGTATCAAGAAGCAATGGCTGTTTTTAAAGGCAGTGAAAATAGATATTCTGGAAAAGGATCCGGAATTCCAGGCCAGAGTTCCTCCTATTAGAATGAGGATCCATCAACCGGTGAGTTGGATAAAAATAGGCATCGCGGAAGGCAAAAATCATCAGGTCCGAAAAATGCTCGCCGCTGCAGGATTCCCTGTACTGCGTCTGATCAGGAGTGCTATAGGTAACTTATCGCTTGGGGCACTTCCACCAGGGGATTACAGGCAGATCAGCTTAAAGGAAATTGAAAAAAAAGTGATGGCTGAATAAACTGAATTTCCAGTAGGCATTCATTCAATAATTTGAAGGATCTAATCAATATTTAGTATAGAGGACTTGTTTTACTGCCTTTATCACTTTTTCAGGATTTGGCATATAAGCCTGAACAAAGGGCGATGCATAGGGCAATGAAGTATCTGCTGCATTTACCCGAGTGACAGGTGCGTCCAGGTAATCAAAAGCATGTTTCTGAACCACATAAGTAATTTCCGAAGCAACACCGGCAAATGGCCAGCTTTCATCAACAACCACCAATCGATTCGTTTTTTGGACAGATTGAATCAGGGTATCATAATCCAATGGCCGGATGGTCCGGAGGTCAATGATTTCTGCGTCGATCCCATCTTTAGCCAATTCTGCAGCTGCTGTTTTGACCACTTCCATCATTTTGTTAAAAGATACAATCGTAACGTCAGTGCCTTCTCTTTTGATAGCGGCTTTGCCAATTTCTACAAGGTACTCTCCTTCCGGTACTTCGCCTTGAAGACCATACATCATTTCTGATTCCATAAAACAAACCGGATCATTGTCGCGAATGGCAGCTTTTAGAAGGCCTTTTGAATCATAAGGATCAACACAGGACACAACTTTAAGCCCCGGACAATTGGCTAGCCAACTTTCAAACATCTG
The genomic region above belongs to Saprospiraceae bacterium and contains:
- a CDS encoding pseudouridine synthase, translated to MEKSKSKYKSVESSKSYSYYVFHKPFGVLCQFTPETPGQKCLRDYLTIESDVYPIGRLDKDSEGLLLLSNDKRLNHQILSPEKFIVKTYCCQVEGQIKPEAISLLLKGLQVRIKKQWLFLKAVKIDILEKDPEFQARVPPIRMRIHQPVSWIKIGIAEGKNHQVRKMLAAAGFPVLRLIRSAIGNLSLGALPPGDYRQISLKEIEKKVMAE
- a CDS encoding pyruvate dehydrogenase complex E1 component subunit beta; its protein translation is MSRIITLRDALREAMSEEMRRDPHVFLMGEEVAQYNGAYKVSKGMLEEFGPQRVIDTPITELGFAGIGVGAAMNGLRPVIEFMTWNFAVLAFDQIVNNAAKTLSQSAGQFNCPIVFRGPSGAAGQLAQQHSQMFESWLANCPGLKVVSCVDPYDSKGLLKAAIRDNDPVCFMESEMMYGLQGEVPEGEYLVEIGKAAIKREGTDVTIVSFNKMMEVVKTAAAELAKDGIDAEIIDLRTIRPLDYDTLIQSVQKTNRLVVVDESWPFAGVASEITYVVQKHAFDYLDAPVTRVNAADTSLPYASPFVQAYMPNPEKVIKAVKQVLYTKY